From a single Lolium rigidum isolate FL_2022 chromosome 7, APGP_CSIRO_Lrig_0.1, whole genome shotgun sequence genomic region:
- the LOC124670880 gene encoding probable 20S rRNA accumulation protein 4, translating to MSLIAAPAHGRAPCRRHVASSSLRNDWTEGPAAASDPTSRELFAGLVEDQRMFCYEVSGEVLGKVSDDVSGEVYAPLAKLNIEERTLYVLVCPTPKCSPNPQSWKVLRVQKCLSGMQTNGKEDELLQRKERVCSNEPAPSSSVGEHKEESNSLNRNDDDFDLDALAEALEQAATLASSTKKKNKSKRANNVPTKCAVVKEKVNDLTIPVLPCFYIYYDKEQSRGKSNVCSSRNETVLTEEIMDMRNDEEEKWEGEKYEYDSAPRADRTFLKFKKRLDAYPQQCFRYSFAGKPLLAATNSRDVGTCKLCGSPRQYELQLMSPLSYFLHQAGDGSSNCAPSAWSWLTLVVYSCSKSCCPSSCGGKPGNCCWGIVEEEIVMQEDEACNA from the exons ATGTCTCTGATAGCAGCCCCAGCTCACGGACGGGCGCCGTGCCGGCGCCATGTCGCCAGCAGCTCCCTCAGGAACGACTGGACAGAAGGGCCGGCAGCGGCGAGTGACCCGACGAGTAGAGAGCTCTTCGCCGGGCTTGTGGAGGACCAGAGA ATgttttgctacgaggtctccggcgaggtcctcGGCAAGGTCTCTGAcgatgtctccggcgag GTTTATGCTCCTCTGGCAAAGCTTAACATCGAGGAGAGGACACTGTATGTGCTTGTTTGCCCCACGCCAAAGTGCAGCCCTAATCCGCAAAG TTGGAAGGTCCTACGAGTTCAGAAGTGTCTTAGTGGTATGCAAACAAACGGTAAGGAGGATGAATTACTCCAAAGGAAAGAAAGGGTTTGCTCAAATGAGCCTGCCCCTTCAAGTTCTGTTGGAGAACACAAGGAAGAAAGCAATAGTCTCAATAGAAATGATGATGACTTTGATTTAGATGCCTTGGCTGAAGCACTTGAGCAGGCTGCAACGTTGGCATCTAGcacaaagaagaaaaataaatcaaAACGTGCTAATAATGTGCCGACAAAATGTGCTGTAGTGAAGGAGAAAGTAAATGACCTGACTATACCAG TTCTTCCTTGTTTCTACATCTATTATGACAAGGAACAATCGAGGGGCAAAAGCAATGTGTGTTCAAGTAGAAACGAAACAGTTTTGACAGAAGAGATCATGGACATGCGAAATGATGAAGAAGAAAAATGGGAAGGTGAAAAATATGAATATGATAGCGCTCCTCGTGCTGACAGAACTTTCTTAAAATTCAAGAAACGGTTGGATGCATATCCTCAGCAATGCTTTAG GTATTCCTTTGCTGGCAAGCCATTGCTAGCTGCAACTAACTCACGAGATGTTGGCACATGTAAACTTTGTGGTTCACCACGCCAATATGAACTCCAACTGATGTCCCCATTATCATATTTTCTCCACCAAGCTGGTGATGGTTCCTCAAATTGTGCACCTAGTGCCTGGAGTTGGCTGACTCTGGTTGTCTACAGTTGCTCCAAG AGTTGCTGTCCTTCATCTTGCGGTGGAAAACCGGGCAATTGCTGCTGGGGAATAGTGGAGGAGGAGATAGTGATGCAGGAGGATGAAGCATGTAATGCGTAA
- the LOC124670881 gene encoding UDP-glycosyltransferase 73C4-like — translation MTSAMSSSKKLRLLLLPFFATSHIGPFTDLAVRLTTASSDAAVEATVAVTPGNLPLLESLLERHGRAAARVKAATYPFPAVDGIPEGVENLSKAAPGDAWRIDAAAFSEALMRPVQEPLIRAQSPDAVVTDIHFYWNAAIANDLGVPCVQFTATGAFPAIAMRHLGNADVTAASVVVVPEFPCPDIRIPSAELPEFLRSHRVIDDSTNKNFFAAQADCFGLAANTFSDLEQPYIEIYLRNGYAKRAYLLGPLSLPPPSPADADGTIAGNSECIDWLDSKPDRSVVYVCFGSLAPVSDDQLHELALGLEASGQSFMWVVRAESWSPPEGWVERVGDRGKLLTAWAPQTAILAHPAVGAFVTHCGWNSVIETVAASVPVLTWPMVFEQFINERLLTEVLGVGERLWPDGAGVRSTRYEEHEVIPAEAVARALTAFMQPGGPVDVARTRAMALAVKAQAAVAEGGSSHHDLHRLLDDLMEARSGGHR, via the coding sequence ATGACCTCCGCCATGAGCAGCAGCAAGAAACTgcgcctcctgctcctccccttCTTCGCCACCAGCCACATCGGGCCATTCACCGACCTCGCCGTCCGCCTCACCACGGCCAGCTCGGACGCCGCCGTAGAGGCCACCGTCGCCGTCACGCCGGGGAACCTCCCGCTCCTCGAATCGCTGCTCGAGCGGCATGGACGTGCGGCCGCGCGTGTCAAGGCGGCGACGTACCCGTTCCCGGCCGTGGACGGCATCCCGGAGGGCGTGGAGAACCTCAGCAAGGCGGCGCCTGGCGACGCGTGGCGCatcgacgccgccgccttcaGCGAGGCCCTGATGCGACCCGTGCAGGAGCCGCTCATCCGGGCGCAGTCGCCGGACGCGGTCGTCACCGACATACACTTCTACTGGAACGCCGCCATCGCCAACGACCTCGGGGTGCCGTGCGTCCAGTTCACCGCCACCGGCGCCTTCCCGGCCATCGCCATGCGCCACCTCGGCAACGCCGATGTGACGGCggcgagcgtcgtcgtcgtccccgAGTTTCCGTGCCCTGATATACGGATACCAAGCGCCGAGCTGCCGGAATTCTTGAGAAGCCACCGGGTGATCGATGACTCCACGAACAAGAACTTCTTCGCGGCGCAGGCCGATTGCTTCGGCCTCGCCGCCAACACATTTTCGGACCTGGAGCAGCCGTACATCGAGATATACCTGCGAAACGGCTACGCGAAGCGCGCCTACTTGCTAGGCCCTCTCTCTCTACCACCACCATCGCCAGCCGACGCGGATGGTACCATCGCTGGCAACTCCGAGTGCATCGACTGGCTCGACTCGAAGCCAGATCGGTCGGTGGTGTACGTGTGCTTCGGCAGCTTAGCCCCCGTCTCTGACGATCAGCTGCACGAGCTCGCGCTCGGGCTGGAGGCCTCCGGTCAGTCCTTCATGTGGGTGGTGAGGGCGGAGAGCTGGAGTCCGCCGGAGGGGTGGGTGGAGCGTGTCGGAGACAGAGGGAAGCTGCTCACGGCCTGGGCTCCGCAGACGGCAATCCTCGCACACCCGGCCGTGGGGGCTTTCGTGacgcactgcgggtggaactctgTCATTGAGACCGTGGCGGCAAGCGTGCCGGTGCTCACATGGCCGATGGTGTTCGAGCAGTTCATCAACGAGAGGCTGCTCACGGAGGTGCTTGGGGTTGGGGAGCGGCTGTGGCCCGACGGGGCCGGCGTACGGAGCACAAGGTACGAAGAGCACGAGGTGATCCCTGCCGAGGCGGTGGCTCGGGCACTGACGGCATTCATGCAACCCGGAGGACCAGTGGACGTCGCGAGGACCAGGGCAATGGCCCTCGCCGTGAAAGCTCAGGCAGCCGTGGCGGAAGGAGGCTCCTCCCACCATGATCTGCACCGTCTGCTTGATGATCTGATGGAAGCAAGATCAGGAGGACACCGTTAG
- the LOC124670879 gene encoding probable 20S rRNA accumulation protein 4 translates to MKLAASHSVLSTEPPPVEGHVITFSSSQGGKGKKPKGEKARPADETGIPTPAVLLPFCIAHLLLCSRFPLGQGQRPAPSFPPTSNQLTPNSAPTPTPTSSIELLLQRAQLLSVFHPGTKAEPFVQLLCSLADQLHRAASLWLLWSNGLAQALKTKGLNPKAAASVASLARPEEIDSGVEAAGTSNLEEKQLDRRSRQVYAPVAKLNIEERTLYVLVCPTPKCSPNPQSWKVIRVQKCHIGMQANGNGDELVERKGKVSPNEPAPPSSAGKHNEENKSSNSNSNDDDFDLDALAEALEQAATVASNTKKKNKSKRATHVPAKCSSVKEKVNDLSIPVLPCFYIYYDKEQLRGKSSVCSSSNETVLAEDLLDMGNDEEEKWEGEKYEYDSAPGADRTFLKFKKRLDAYPQQCFRYSFAGKPLLAATNSRDVGTCKLCGSPRQYELQLMSPLSYFLHQAGDGSSNCAPNAWSWLTLVVYSCSKSCCPSSCGGKPGNCCWGVVEEEIVMQEDEACNA, encoded by the exons ATGAAACTAGCCGCCAGCCACAGTGTGTTGAGCACCGAGCCACCGCCTGTTGAGGGCCACGTCATCACGTTCTCAAGCTCCCAGGGAGGAAAGGGCAAGAAGCCCAAAGGCGAGAAGGCAAGACCGGCCGACGAAACAG GAATTCCAACCCCGGCCGTCCTGCTCCCCTTCTGCATCGCCCACCTGCTGCTATGCTCTCGGTTCCCTCTGGGACAAGGACAACGACCTGCTCCTTCGTTTCCTCCCACGTCAAACCAGCTCACACC GAATTCAGCCCCGACACCGACACCGACATCTTCCATCGAGCTCCTTCTGCAGCGCGCCCAACTGCTGTCGGTGTTCCATCCCGGAACAAAAGCAGAGCCCTTTGTGCAGCTCCTCTGCTCCCTTGCCGACCAGCTACACCGCGCAGCTAGCTTGTGGCTACTTTGGTCCAACGGCCTGGCT CAAGCATTGAAGACCAAAGGACTTAACCCCAAGGCCGCCGCTAGCGTGGCAAGCTTAGCGAGGCCCGAGGAGATCG aCTCTGGTGTCGAGGCGGCGGGGACAAGCAACCTGGAGGAGAAGCAGCTAGATAGACGATCTCGGCAG GTTTATGCTCCTGTCGCCAAGCTTAACATAGAGGAGAGGACACTGTATGTGCTTGTTTGCCCTACGCCAAAATGCAGCCCTAATCCTCAAAG TTGGAAGGTCATAAGAGTACAGAAGTGCCATATTGGTATGCAAGCAAATGGCAATGGGGATGAATTAGTCGAAAGGAAAGGAAAAGTCTCCCCAAATGAGCCAGCTCCTCCAAGTTCTGCCGGAAAACATAATGAAGAAAACAAGAGTAGCAATAGCAATAGCAATGATGATGATTTTGATTTAGATGCCTTGGCTGAAGCACTTGAGCAGGCTGCAACAGTGGCATCCAACACAAAGAAGAAAAACAAATCAAAGCGTGCTACTCATGTCCCTGCAAAATGTTCTTCAGTGAAGGAGAAAGTAAATGACCTGAGTATACCAG TTCTTCCTTGTTTCTACATCTATTATGATAAGGAACAATTGAGGGGCAAAAGCAGCGTGTGCTCAAGTAGCAATGAAACAGTTTTGGCAGAAGATTTGTTGGACATGGGAAATGATGAAGAAGAAAAATGGGAAGGTGAAAAATATGAATATGATAGCGCTCCTGGTGCTGACAGAACTTTCTTAAAATTCAAGAAACGGTTGGATGCATATCCTCAACAATGCTTTAG GTATTCCTTTGCCGGCAAGCCATTGTTAGCTGCGACTAACTCACGAGATGTTGGCACATGTAAACTTTGTGGTTCACCACGCCAATATGAACTCCAACTGATGTCACCATTATCATATTTTCTCCACCAAGCTGGTGATGGTTCCTCAAATTGTGCACCTAATGCCTGGAGTTGGCTGACTCTTGTTGTCTACAGTTGCTCCAAG AGTTGCTGTCCTTCATCTTGCGGTGGAAAACCGGGCAATTGCTGCTGGGGAGTAGTGGAGGAGGAGATAGTGATGCAGGAGGATGAAGCATGTAATGCGTAA